The Suncus etruscus isolate mSunEtr1 chromosome 7, mSunEtr1.pri.cur, whole genome shotgun sequence genome includes a window with the following:
- the DDR2 gene encoding discoidin domain-containing receptor 2, producing the protein MFSPPEVPFALLLLLPLLSHADAQVNPAVCRYPLGMSGGHIPDEDITASSQWSDTTAAKYGRLDLEEGDGAWCPELPVEPNDLKEFLQIDLRKLHFITLVGTQGRHAGGHGIEFAPKYRLNYSRDGSRWISWRNRHGKQVLDGNSNPYDIILKDLEPPMVARFVRFVPVTEHSMNVCMRVELYGCVWLDGLVSYSAPAGQQFVLPGGSIVYLNDSVYDGAIGYSMTEGLGQLTDGVSGLDDFAQTHEYHMWPGYDYVGWRNESATDGYVEITFEFDRVRNFTTMKVHCNNMFAKGVKAFREVRCYFRADSADWEPDAVTFPLLLDSVNPSARFVTVPLHHRMASAIKCQYHFADTWLMFSEVTFQSDTARYNTSGVLPTSAGAPTTYDPMLKTDDSHTRVLIGCLVAIIFILLAIIVIILWRQFWQKMLEKASRRMLDDELTVSLSLPSETSVNPNRSPSPSEPGSTSTYDRIFPLRPDYQEPSRLIRKLPEFAPGEDEAGGCGSGGGAKPGLPAGPEGAPHYAEADIINLQGVTGGNTYSVPALTMDLLSGKDVAVAEFPRTLLTFKEKLGEGQFGEVHLCEVDGMDKFTDKDFALDISSSRTVPVAVKMLRADATKNARNDFLKEIKIMSRLKDPNIIRLLAVCVAEDPLCMVTEYMENGDLNQFLSRHEPPSLSCGSATISYTDLKFMATQIASGMKYLSSLNFVHRDLATRNCLVGKNYTIKIADFGMSRNLYSGHYYRIQGRAVLPIRWMSWESILLGKFTTASDVWAFGVTLWETLTFCQEQPYSQLSDEQVIENTGEFFRDQGRQTYLPQPALCPDSLYKLMLSCWRRDPKHRPSFQEIHLLLLQQGDE; encoded by the exons CTGTGTGCCGCTACCCCCTGGGCATGTCTGGTGGCCACATCCCTGATGAGGACATCACGGCCTCCAGCCAGTGGTCTGACACCACGGCTGCCAAGTATGGCAG GCTGGACTTGGAGGAGGGGGATGGGGCCTGGTGCCCCGAGTTGCCTGTGGAGCCCAACGACCTGAAGGAGTTTCTGCAGATTGACCTTCGGAAGCTGCACTTCATCACCCTGGTGGGCACCCAGGGCCGCCATGCCGGGGGCCACGGCATCGAGTTCGCCCCCAAGTACCGACTCAACTACAGCCGTGATGGCTCGCGCTGGATTTCCTGGCGGAACCGGCACGGAAAACAG GTGCTGGATGGGAACAGCAATCCCTACGACATCATTCTCAAGGACCTGGAGCCACCCATGGTGGCCCGCTTCGTGCGCTTCGTGCCCGTCACCGAGCACTCCATGAACGTCTGCATGAGGGTGGAGCTGTATGGCTGCGTGTGGCTCG ATGGTCTGGTGTCCTACAGTGCCCCCGCTGGCCAGCAGTTTGTGCTTCCAGGGGGCTCCATTGTTTACCTGAACGATTCTGTCTACGACGGGGCCATAGGCTACAG CATGACGGAGGGGCTGGGCCAGCTGACGGATGGTGTATCGGGCCTGGACGACTTTGCACAGACCCATGAGTACCACATGTGGCCGGGCTATGACTACGTGGGCTGGAGAAATGAGAGTGCAACTGATGGCTATGTGGAGATCACCTTTGAGTTCGATCGGGTCCGCAACTTCACCACCATGAAG GTCCACTGCAACAACATGTTTGCCAAGGGCGTGAAGGCCTTTCGGGAGGTGCGTTGCTATTTCCGTGCCGACTCGGCTGACTGGGAGCCTGATGCAGTGACATTCCCACTTCTGCTGGACAGTGTCAACCCCAGTGCACGCTTCGTCACGGTGCCCCTGCACCACCGCATGGCCAGCGCCATCAAGTGCCAGTACCACTTTGCCGACACCTGGCTCATGTTCAGCGAGGTCACCTTCCAGTCAG ACACTGCCCGGTACAACACCTCTGGGGTGCTGCCTACCTCAGCTGGGGCACCCACCACCTATG ACCCAATGCTGAAGACAGACGACAGCCACACAAGAGTACTCATCGGCTGTCTGGTGGCCATCATCTTCATCCTGCTGGCTATCATCGTTATCATCCTCTGGCGTCAGTTCTGGCAGAAGATGCTGGAGAAA GCTTCCCGACGGATGCTGGACGATGAGCTGACAGTCAGCCTGTCTCTGCCCAGCGAGACCAGTGTCAATCCCAACCGCTCACCATCGCCCAGTGAGCCAGGCTCCACGTCCACCTACGACCGCATCTTCCCCCTGCGCCCCGACTACCAGGAGCCGTCTAGGCTCATCCGGAAGCTTCCTGAGTTCGCACCAGGGGAGGATGAGGCAG GCGGTTGTGGAAGTGGTGGTGGGGCAAAGCCGGGACTGCCCGCTGGTCCTGAAGGGGCCCCCCACTATGCCGAGGCCGACATCATCAACCTTCAGGGGGTGACTGGGGGCAACACATACTCGGTGCCGGCCTTAACTATGGACCTGCTGTCTGGCAAGGATGTGGCGGTTGCCGAGTTTCCCCGCACACTGCTCACATTCAAGGAGAAGCTGGGCGAGGGCCAGTTTGGAGAG GTGCACCTGTGTGAGGTGGATGGAATGGATAAGTTCACCGACAAGGACTTCGCCCTAGACATCAGCAGCAGCCGGACTGTTCCAGTAGCTGTGAAGATGCTGCGGGCAGATGCCACCAAGAATGCCAG GAACGACTTTCTAAAGGAGATCAAGATCATGTCTCGGCTGAAGGACCCCAACATCATCCGGCTGCTGGCTGTGTGTGTGGCTGAGGACCCCCTGTGCATGGTCACTGAGTACATGGAGAACGGGGACCTCAACCAGTTTCTTTCCCGCCATGAGCCCCCTAGCCTCTCCTGTGGCTCAGCTACCATCAG cTACACGGACCTCAAGTTCATGGCCACCCAGATAGCCTCTGGCATGAAGTACCTGTCATCCCTCAACTTTGTGCACCGAGACCTGGCCACACGCAACTGCCTGGTGGGCAAGAACTACACCATCAAGATCGCCGATTTTGGCATGAGCCGGAACCTCTACAGTGGCCACTACTACCGTATCCAGGGCCGTGCTGTGCTGCCCATTCGCTGGATGTCCTGGGAGAGCATCCTGCTG GGAAAGTTCACCACTGCCAGCGATGTATGGGCCTTTGGGGTGACGCTGTGGGAGACACTCACCTTCTGCCAGGAGCAGCCATACTCTCAGCTGTCAGATGAGCAGGTCATCGAGAACACGGGCGAGTTTTTCCGGGACCAAGGCCGCCAG ACctacctcccccagcctgccctcTGCCCTGACTCCTTGTACAAGCTCATGCTCAGCTGCTGGCGGCGGGACCCCAAGCACCGGCCATCGTTCCAGGAGATTCACCTTCTGCTGCTGCAGCAAGGGGATGAATGA